A region from the Actinomycetota bacterium genome encodes:
- the dnaE gene encoding DNA polymerase III subunit alpha translates to TLTVIATAVRNIERIHGHGIDPDTIPLDDEKTFDLLRRGDTSGVFQVESPGMRALLRDMKPTAFADIVALLALYRPGPLKSGMVKDFVDRKHGRKQVTYYDDRLKPILEETYGTVVYQEQVMSIAMTMGGFSAAKADKLRKAMGKKQRDVLDKLKDAWVEGAAANDYDPGLAARMWADIEPFAEYAFNKSHSAAYGLLTMQTAYLKAHYPLEYMAAVLTSYTGKTEAIVKYVAECNRSGMHVLPPDVNSSGPDFTAVEDGIRFGLAGIRGVGEGVVESIVAARTEGGPFTSLQDFCARVDLRLINRKTLEALVKAGAFDSTGYTRKHLWHMVEREGVAEAALKRQRDAENGQVSMFDMFAEEDLGFAEDVPAPNDDEWDKKFKLANEKEMLGIYVSDHPLSGIADLVRAASDHSLGDVDELADGTTGWFAGILASVDRRPTKKGTMMAIVTLQDLEDNIEAVLFPQVYEKNRDAILEDSVLRFKARLEDSDRGKKLIVSEVQPFDGTTFDRAPGTVVVETDAATFGNGRADKLKEILAHYPGKDTLELHITASQSTKVWKCGAVDRFAAGLHAELMELFGGSAIREAG, encoded by the coding sequence ACGCTCACCGTGATCGCGACGGCGGTGCGCAACATCGAGCGCATCCATGGCCACGGCATCGACCCCGATACCATCCCGCTCGACGACGAGAAGACCTTCGATCTGCTACGCCGAGGAGACACGTCGGGTGTCTTCCAGGTGGAGTCGCCGGGAATGCGCGCGCTGCTGCGCGACATGAAGCCCACGGCGTTCGCCGACATCGTGGCGCTGCTCGCGCTCTATCGCCCCGGACCGCTCAAGTCCGGCATGGTGAAGGACTTCGTCGATCGCAAGCACGGTCGCAAGCAGGTCACGTACTACGACGACCGGCTCAAGCCCATCCTGGAGGAGACCTACGGTACGGTGGTCTACCAGGAGCAGGTCATGAGCATCGCCATGACGATGGGCGGGTTCTCCGCAGCAAAGGCGGACAAGCTGCGCAAGGCGATGGGCAAGAAGCAGCGCGACGTCCTCGACAAGCTGAAGGACGCCTGGGTTGAGGGTGCGGCGGCGAACGACTACGATCCGGGGCTTGCAGCTCGCATGTGGGCAGATATCGAACCGTTCGCGGAGTACGCGTTCAACAAGAGCCACTCGGCGGCATACGGGCTGCTCACGATGCAGACCGCCTACCTGAAGGCCCACTACCCGCTCGAGTACATGGCCGCTGTGCTCACGTCCTACACGGGCAAGACCGAAGCGATCGTGAAGTACGTCGCCGAATGCAACAGGAGCGGTATGCATGTGCTGCCGCCTGACGTGAACTCCTCGGGACCTGACTTCACGGCGGTCGAGGACGGCATCCGTTTCGGCCTCGCCGGAATCCGAGGGGTGGGCGAGGGAGTCGTCGAATCGATCGTTGCCGCTCGCACCGAGGGCGGACCGTTCACGTCGCTGCAAGACTTCTGCGCCCGCGTGGACCTGAGGCTCATCAATCGCAAGACGCTCGAGGCACTCGTGAAGGCCGGAGCATTCGACTCGACGGGCTACACGCGCAAGCATCTTTGGCACATGGTCGAGCGCGAAGGCGTGGCCGAGGCCGCTCTGAAGCGGCAGCGTGACGCGGAGAACGGCCAGGTCTCGATGTTCGATATGTTCGCCGAGGAAGACCTCGGATTCGCCGAGGACGTTCCCGCGCCAAACGACGACGAATGGGACAAGAAGTTCAAGCTGGCGAACGAGAAGGAGATGCTTGGCATCTACGTCTCCGACCACCCTTTGAGCGGCATCGCCGACCTCGTTCGCGCGGCATCGGACCACTCTCTCGGAGATGTGGACGAACTCGCCGACGGCACGACGGGATGGTTCGCCGGCATTCTCGCGAGCGTGGATCGCCGTCCCACCAAGAAGGGCACGATGATGGCGATCGTTACCCTGCAAGATCTTGAGGACAACATCGAGGCGGTTCTGTTTCCTCAGGTTTACGAGAAGAACCGCGACGCGATCTTGGAGGATTCGGTTCTGCGGTTCAAGGCGAGACTCGAAGACTCGGACCGCGGCAAGAAACTCATAGTCTCCGAGGTGCAGCCGTTCGACGGGACTACGTTCGATCGGGCGCCGGGCACGGTCGTCGTCGAGACCGATGCCGCTACGTTCGGCAACGGGCGAGCCGACAAGCTGAAGGAGATCTTGGCGCACTACCCCGGCAAAGACACCCTCGAACTGCACATCACGGCTTCACAATCGACCAAGGTCTGGAAGTGCGGAGCGGTAGACCGGTTCGCAGCAGGCCTCCATGCCGAGCTCATGGAGCTCTTCGGGGGAAGCGCGATTCGCGAAGCCGGGTGA
- the hisZ gene encoding ATP phosphoribosyltransferase regulatory subunit: protein MRPMTPRGFRDALPQEAAERERISSVMSEVLESWGYGRVETPVVEDYAVLERGAGASLEGTAFRLFDADGRLLALRPEMTVPIARLVASRLAGESGTKRLRYVADVFREQASLRGQLRQFTQVGVELIGEAGPAADAEVIAVFVEALEATGLREFTVGVGTVAVLRCVIEAAGMELAWNDAVLRAAHERNLVAIDELAVQPGVPASVASALSGVPRVRGGREAIDACRELVAGCGGSDLLDELAETWDLLATLGVDSRVSLDFGIMRSFDYYTGVVLEVYAPGIGLAIGGGGRYDGVLAEFDAPAPAAGFAVGLERLHIALAEQGAEPAVRRLDALLGGSASEAFPAAARLRSAGWRVRLAIGTCGPELAREAAAACAVEALLVADGRILRLDRAGERVAPLAEPLPAPPSLADAIGGEGL, encoded by the coding sequence ATGAGACCGATGACACCGAGAGGGTTTCGCGACGCTCTGCCGCAGGAAGCGGCGGAGCGAGAGCGCATTTCCTCGGTCATGTCCGAAGTGCTTGAGTCGTGGGGCTACGGACGTGTGGAGACCCCCGTTGTCGAGGACTATGCCGTGCTGGAGCGTGGCGCGGGAGCGTCGCTGGAAGGGACTGCATTCCGGCTCTTTGACGCCGATGGTCGCCTGCTGGCCCTGCGCCCCGAGATGACGGTCCCGATCGCGCGGCTCGTCGCGTCCCGGCTTGCGGGAGAGTCCGGGACGAAGCGCCTTCGCTATGTCGCGGATGTCTTCCGCGAGCAAGCATCGTTGCGGGGTCAGTTGCGTCAGTTCACGCAGGTGGGCGTCGAGCTCATCGGCGAGGCGGGACCTGCGGCCGATGCCGAGGTCATCGCGGTGTTCGTCGAGGCGCTCGAGGCCACAGGACTGCGGGAGTTCACAGTCGGAGTGGGGACGGTCGCGGTGCTACGCTGCGTGATCGAGGCGGCCGGGATGGAGCTTGCGTGGAACGACGCGGTTCTTCGAGCGGCCCACGAGCGCAATCTTGTCGCCATCGACGAGCTTGCGGTGCAGCCCGGGGTTCCGGCGAGCGTTGCCAGCGCACTCTCGGGCGTGCCGAGGGTACGCGGCGGTCGGGAGGCCATCGACGCGTGTCGCGAACTGGTCGCCGGCTGCGGTGGTTCTGACCTGCTCGACGAACTCGCCGAGACATGGGACCTGCTTGCAACTCTGGGCGTGGACAGTCGTGTTTCGCTGGACTTCGGCATCATGCGTTCGTTCGACTACTACACGGGCGTCGTCCTGGAGGTCTACGCGCCCGGCATCGGCCTGGCGATCGGTGGAGGGGGCCGCTACGACGGCGTTCTTGCGGAGTTCGACGCCCCCGCACCGGCGGCCGGATTCGCCGTCGGGCTCGAACGCCTCCACATCGCGCTCGCCGAGCAGGGCGCCGAGCCCGCCGTGCGGCGGCTCGACGCCCTGCTCGGCGGCTCCGCGAGCGAAGCGTTCCCGGCGGCTGCGCGGCTGCGGTCCGCGGGCTGGCGCGTGCGGCTCGCGATCGGCACGTGCGGCCCCGAACTCGCGCGCGAGGCCGCGGCCGCATGCGCGGTCGAGGCGTTGCTCGTCGCCGATGGTCGCATCCTGCGCCTCGACCGCGCCGGCGAGCGGGTGGCCCCGCTCGCCGAGCCGCTCCCAGCGCCGCCGTCGCTCGCGGACGCGATCGGGGGTGAGGGCCTGTGA
- the hisG gene encoding ATP phosphoribosyltransferase, producing MIARRSTAAADGGSSARLRVAVPKGALFADCVCVLIAAGIDVGGLADPGRQLIVRTDEVEFVIGKPTDIPVYVAYGAVDVGIAGKDVLVEADLDVVEMLDLGFGACRFVVAEPEEASATIEEHYRHLGVIRVATKYPRIAESYFARRGVQVEIVKLNGNIEIAPLIGIADQIVDITATGTTLRENRMRIVDDVLDSSARFVANPVSLRTVSGRVTELARRLSEVGLQ from the coding sequence GTGATCGCGCGCAGGTCGACAGCGGCGGCGGACGGCGGCTCGAGCGCTCGGCTCCGGGTAGCCGTCCCCAAGGGCGCGCTCTTCGCCGACTGCGTCTGCGTGCTCATCGCTGCGGGTATCGACGTTGGCGGACTTGCGGACCCGGGGCGTCAGTTGATCGTCCGCACCGACGAGGTGGAGTTCGTCATCGGCAAGCCGACCGACATTCCGGTCTATGTCGCGTACGGCGCTGTCGACGTCGGTATCGCGGGCAAGGACGTGCTGGTAGAAGCCGACCTCGACGTGGTGGAGATGCTCGATCTCGGATTCGGCGCTTGCCGGTTCGTCGTGGCAGAGCCCGAGGAAGCCTCGGCGACCATCGAGGAGCACTACCGTCACCTCGGCGTGATCCGTGTCGCGACCAAGTACCCGCGCATCGCGGAGAGCTACTTCGCGCGGCGCGGGGTGCAGGTCGAGATCGTCAAGCTCAATGGCAACATCGAGATCGCACCGCTGATCGGCATTGCGGATCAGATCGTGGACATCACCGCCACCGGGACCACGCTGCGGGAGAACCGTATGCGCATTGTGGATGACGTGCTGGACTCCTCGGCGCGATTCGTCGCGAACCCGGTGAGTTTGCGGACGGTGTCCGGACGCGTTACCGAACTGGCACGGCGCTTGTCAGAGGTGGGGCTACAATAG
- the hisD gene encoding histidinol dehydrogenase, translated as MMRRIELKRGERLTDESLARSGGVDAEIISSAARIVDDVRARGDRALLEYTARFDGVELTDIRVSVEEIEAAVAAVGEDFLDAIAIAAGAIEDFHSRQVPQSWFTTQEGGIFLGQKVTPLSRVGIYVPGGRACYPSSVLMSAIPAQVAGVEEIAMVVPPAADGSVDPHTLAAAAEAGIEEIYKVGGAQAIAALAYGTDTIPRVDKVVGPGNAYVTAAKKLVMGDCGIDMLAGPSEVLVLADDTAVPAFVAIDLMAQAEHDPRAATYLVTTDPGLPDAVNEALDALLAESPRGDITRQSLTDNGVVVVCPDIVAALDTVDLIAPEHLEIQMADPFEILGSIRNAGAIFLGPWTPESVGDYVAGPNHVLPTGGTARFSSPLSVDDFVKKSSVLSYSYEALVMDGPVAMTIADREGLWAHSAAVALRLDAMDDLAEELADYDDADDDADAGGDA; from the coding sequence ATGATGCGACGAATCGAGCTGAAGCGCGGAGAGCGGCTGACCGACGAGTCCCTCGCCCGTTCGGGCGGGGTCGACGCCGAGATCATCTCCTCGGCGGCGCGAATCGTCGATGACGTTCGCGCACGGGGCGATAGGGCGCTTCTCGAGTACACGGCGCGATTCGACGGCGTGGAACTGACCGACATTCGGGTCTCCGTCGAGGAGATCGAGGCCGCTGTAGCGGCCGTCGGCGAGGACTTCCTCGACGCCATCGCCATCGCCGCCGGCGCCATCGAGGACTTCCACAGCAGGCAGGTGCCGCAGTCCTGGTTCACCACCCAGGAGGGAGGCATCTTCCTTGGCCAGAAGGTCACGCCTCTTTCGCGCGTGGGCATCTACGTGCCCGGCGGACGGGCCTGCTACCCGTCCAGCGTGCTCATGAGCGCCATTCCCGCGCAGGTGGCAGGGGTCGAGGAGATCGCGATGGTCGTTCCGCCAGCAGCGGACGGAAGCGTCGATCCGCACACGCTTGCGGCGGCCGCCGAAGCCGGCATCGAGGAGATCTACAAGGTCGGCGGCGCACAGGCCATTGCCGCGCTCGCATACGGTACCGACACCATCCCGCGTGTCGACAAGGTGGTCGGTCCGGGCAATGCATACGTGACCGCTGCCAAGAAGCTCGTGATGGGCGACTGCGGCATCGACATGCTCGCGGGTCCGAGCGAGGTTCTCGTGCTTGCCGATGACACCGCCGTGCCTGCGTTCGTCGCCATCGACCTCATGGCCCAGGCCGAGCACGACCCGCGTGCCGCGACCTACCTCGTGACCACCGATCCCGGGCTTCCCGACGCCGTGAACGAGGCGCTTGACGCGCTGCTCGCGGAGTCGCCGCGTGGCGACATCACGCGCCAGTCGCTCACCGACAACGGCGTGGTCGTGGTCTGCCCCGATATCGTCGCGGCGCTCGATACGGTCGACCTCATCGCACCCGAGCACCTGGAGATCCAGATGGCCGATCCTTTCGAGATCCTCGGCTCGATCCGCAATGCGGGCGCGATCTTCCTTGGACCATGGACGCCCGAGTCGGTCGGTGACTACGTTGCCGGCCCGAACCACGTGCTTCCCACCGGCGGCACCGCTCGCTTCTCGAGCCCGCTGTCTGTCGACGACTTCGTCAAGAAGTCGAGCGTGCTCTCGTACTCGTACGAGGCGCTCGTCATGGACGGACCGGTAGCGATGACGATCGCCGATCGCGAGGGGCTGTGGGCGCACAGCGCCGCGGTAGCCCTGCGCCTCGACGCGATGGATGATCTGGCCGAGGAACTCGCAGATTACGACGACGCGGACGACGACGCGGACGCCGGCGGTGATGCGTAG